One region of Pseudomonas sp. B21-040 genomic DNA includes:
- a CDS encoding DUF6124 family protein: protein MFKITPNPPETDDVSPYETTDSKKLNTAADRALDYYLKPVIPKDTPRKPSTIYFFGSDTDHETLLVNACETLASASVMLSDFAGQLNGTQRHTLLGIQNSVMLGELAVNRMLDNVDPQG from the coding sequence CTGTTCAAAATCACACCCAACCCGCCCGAAACCGACGACGTCTCCCCCTACGAAACCACCGATTCCAAAAAGCTCAACACCGCCGCCGATCGCGCCCTCGACTACTATCTCAAACCGGTCATTCCCAAAGACACCCCGCGTAAACCCAGCACGATCTACTTCTTCGGCTCCGACACCGATCACGAAACCCTGCTGGTCAACGCCTGTGAGACGTTGGCCTCAGCGAGCGTGATGTTGAGTGATTTCGCGGGACAACTGAACGGTACACAGCGCCACACCCTGCTCGGCATTCAAAACTCCGTCATGTTGGGCGAACTGGCGGTGAACCGGATGCTCGACAACGTCGACCCACAGGGCTGA
- the lapD gene encoding cyclic di-GMP receptor LapD encodes MSLRKQLFLAICLFLLVAFSGSFFVSLESSREQTLSQLRSHAQDAATALGLSLTAQIDDPAMTELMVSSIFDSGYFRSIRVVNIVDEKVLVERNASAKIDGVPRWFVRLVNLSPEGGDALIMRGWEQVARVEVLSNPQFALAKLWDSTLGSLIWLLLCGLLSAVFGGWLLRRQLRPLDKMVKQAEAISKREFLSLPKLPRTPELRRVVLAMNQMVEKLKALFAEEATRSEKLRAESYQDSLTGLANRRLLDEQLADQLLISEQSSAGHLLMLRVNDLIGLNQRLGGQRTDALISAVGELLKRLTHLPERRTWLAARNRGGEFSLLTPGLDGADAERLASEISATLENLRLTGASDCMPVAHLGIVPYHPGEPASDVLLRLDQALTQARQHPERPWVHLADTDTANNHSQHDWRSWIDDALTHGKLQLYFQPVVQCADTSQVLHHKVLARLLDPQGEAIAAGHFLPWIERLGWSARFDLTMLEATLDYLVVNRWPLALSLSGSTLRDPAQLRQIIDLLDSLPELAPLLTLEIDERQLPPPEELQRLSHSLLDTGYRIGLQHFGGSFSQIGNLTQLGLAYLKIDGAYLRSIDVQPDKRLFIDAIYRATNSIDLPLIAEMVETQGELEVIRELGLFGVMGRLIGPPEPM; translated from the coding sequence ATGTCACTGCGCAAACAGTTGTTTCTCGCCATTTGCCTGTTCCTGCTGGTGGCCTTCAGTGGCAGTTTTTTTGTCAGCCTGGAAAGCTCCCGCGAACAAACACTCAGCCAGTTGCGCTCCCACGCCCAGGACGCCGCCACCGCGCTGGGTTTGTCGCTGACCGCACAAATCGACGACCCGGCCATGACCGAACTGATGGTCAGTTCGATTTTCGACAGCGGCTATTTCCGCAGCATTCGCGTGGTCAACATCGTCGATGAAAAGGTGTTGGTGGAGCGCAATGCCTCCGCAAAAATCGACGGCGTTCCGCGCTGGTTTGTCCGCCTCGTCAACCTGAGCCCGGAAGGGGGCGACGCGCTGATCATGCGTGGCTGGGAACAGGTAGCGCGGGTCGAAGTGTTGAGCAATCCGCAGTTCGCCCTGGCCAAACTCTGGGACAGTACGCTCGGCAGTCTGATCTGGCTGCTGCTCTGTGGATTGCTCAGTGCGGTGTTCGGTGGCTGGTTGTTACGCCGGCAATTGCGCCCGCTCGACAAAATGGTCAAACAGGCCGAAGCCATCAGCAAACGCGAGTTCCTGAGCCTGCCGAAACTGCCACGCACACCGGAATTGCGGCGCGTGGTGCTGGCGATGAACCAGATGGTCGAGAAACTCAAGGCGCTGTTCGCCGAAGAAGCCACCCGCAGTGAAAAACTGCGGGCCGAGTCCTATCAGGACAGCCTCACGGGCCTCGCCAATCGCCGTTTGCTGGATGAACAATTGGCCGATCAGCTGCTGATCAGCGAACAGAGCAGCGCCGGCCATTTACTGATGTTGCGGGTCAACGACCTGATCGGCCTCAACCAGCGCCTGGGTGGTCAACGCACCGATGCATTGATCAGCGCTGTCGGCGAACTGCTCAAGCGTCTGACGCATTTGCCGGAACGTCGCACCTGGTTGGCGGCACGCAATCGCGGCGGGGAGTTCAGCCTGCTGACGCCGGGCCTGGATGGCGCCGACGCCGAACGCCTGGCCTCGGAAATCAGTGCGACCCTGGAAAACCTGCGCCTGACCGGCGCCAGCGATTGCATGCCGGTGGCGCATTTGGGCATCGTCCCCTACCACCCCGGCGAACCGGCCAGCGACGTGCTGCTGCGCCTCGACCAAGCACTGACGCAAGCCCGGCAACATCCCGAGCGGCCGTGGGTCCATCTGGCCGACACCGACACCGCGAACAACCACTCCCAGCATGACTGGCGCAGTTGGATCGACGACGCCCTGACCCACGGCAAACTGCAACTGTACTTCCAACCTGTCGTGCAATGCGCCGACACCAGCCAGGTGCTGCACCACAAAGTCCTCGCGCGTCTGCTCGACCCGCAGGGCGAGGCGATTGCGGCCGGGCATTTCCTGCCGTGGATCGAGCGTCTCGGCTGGTCCGCGCGGTTCGACCTGACGATGCTCGAAGCAACCCTCGACTATCTTGTCGTCAACCGCTGGCCCCTGGCGTTGAGCCTGTCCGGTAGCACCCTGCGTGACCCGGCGCAGCTGCGACAAATCATCGACCTGCTTGATTCACTGCCGGAACTGGCACCCCTGCTGACCCTGGAGATCGACGAACGCCAATTACCGCCGCCGGAAGAGTTGCAGCGCCTGAGCCATAGCCTGCTCGATACCGGCTACCGCATCGGCTTGCAGCACTTTGGTGGCAGCTTCAGCCAGATCGGCAACCTGACGCAGCTCGGGTTGGCGTATTTGAAAATCGATGGCGCGTACCTCCGCAGCATTGATGTGCAGCCTGACAAGCGGCTGTTTATCGATGCGATTTATCGGGCGACCAACAGCATTGATCTGCCATTGATTGCGGAGATGGTGGAGACGCAGGGGGAGTTGGAGGTGATTCGGGAACTGGGGTTGTTTGGGGTGATGGGGCGGTTGATCGGGCCGCCGGAGCCGATGTGA
- the lapG gene encoding cysteine protease LapG → MSRRPRSPGWSTLRLRLGGWLLLASFLLAGLGTVLADWDFTQILQTAEKRYGPLGPAQGRIEAWSQMLKSEQQQPEREQLNAVNRFFNQQLNFQDDTRIWRQTDYWATPVESLIKGAGDCEDYALAKYFSLRYLGIPSEKLRITYVKALAQNQAHMVLTFYSTPTAEPLVLDNLISEIRPASQRKDLLPVYAFNAEGLYLPGANGGKRSGDTKKLSRWQDVLKKMQAEGFAVGEG, encoded by the coding sequence ATGTCCCGTCGTCCGCGAAGTCCAGGATGGTCAACGCTCCGACTTCGGCTCGGCGGGTGGCTACTGCTGGCCAGTTTTCTGCTGGCGGGGCTGGGCACAGTCCTGGCCGACTGGGACTTTACGCAGATCCTGCAAACCGCCGAAAAGCGCTATGGCCCCCTCGGCCCGGCCCAGGGAAGAATCGAGGCCTGGAGTCAAATGCTCAAAAGCGAACAGCAGCAGCCCGAGCGCGAGCAACTGAACGCGGTCAATCGGTTCTTCAATCAGCAGCTGAATTTTCAGGACGACACGCGCATCTGGCGTCAGACCGATTACTGGGCCACGCCAGTAGAGTCGCTGATCAAGGGTGCCGGCGACTGTGAAGACTACGCGCTGGCGAAATATTTCAGCCTGCGCTACCTCGGGATTCCCAGCGAAAAACTGCGCATTACTTACGTCAAGGCGCTGGCCCAGAATCAGGCGCACATGGTGTTGACCTTCTACAGCACCCCAACGGCCGAACCGCTGGTGCTGGACAACCTGATCAGCGAAATCCGCCCCGCGTCCCAGCGCAAAGACCTGTTGCCGGTGTACGCCTTCAACGCCGAAGGCCTGTACTTGCCGGGGGCCAATGGCGGTAAACGCAGCGGCGACACTAAAAAACTGTCGCGCTGGCAAGACGTGTTGAAAAAGATGCAAGCCGAAGGATTCGCCGTAGGCGAAGGCTAG
- a CDS encoding Ig-like domain repeat protein, whose amino-acid sequence MTSYTRYLPLVVAPRAGLLALHPLFVTGMTRPIVGGDGGISIAVVNDHAQGALFVIDPWVSMLEGDTIDVFLDAQIVYHHVVTATEVDQRLFFYVEAVRFVPGWIEQCYYLLLRKGETAPDDPSVALRLRVKLDRPAGPDREPHKPGHSELKIVQLPEEVIRQGVDAEWAAKGVPMTLQPYPNIALRDTVQVKWGSVFLKPLVLTQAHVDGTQPIVITADQGEILAGGDSAALLIQYEVYDEVWNYSEKWSIPTTVNVDAGAWRLEQPIIKESVNGVIDLKGLNQQDVTVQIHVRTEDFELGDTITMTWIGTPQIGKPLIHTQSRDITNVPSILELKVPYEEVRAIAMGSADASYVLTKKNGGPPLSSKRTFADVIGDVYAHPAPTIREVVGEVLEPDVMYATVDISYLGMTDGDVIELMWDGSLSSGAPYLHTEQHTVSRNEAADKLITIYILDEHISVLANGRLTLWYRVSNDNAAYGVSESERLLVKVQAIAATLPAPQVPEAPDGVLDPSKVFDKVTVRIDYTGTVKDDFLTYYWTAISSAISTSDWLPITTVSAGKPVNFRVDASYVTPSIGQYVKIRYTLKHASTQLLSYSATLNLQIGQRVGDLPPPEVVQAANGSLDPMVATNGVDVIVKYDNMDPALDTIALKWRGTPGPGTSDDLELPAHASGQVQFRLPATLIGPNIGKSVAVSYDVKRYNFWNTSELLTLNVLRFQNPETQLPRPEVPQAIAGVLDLMAFSGNPDVVVQKWPFIALGQRLWLRLEGKTIAGADYRIVLLDGVLVTAGQVSNGLKEILSRTELLKLAHASAATVLCKVAFDGANDESSAIAFPLLPLTVRTRYDYVTPVITQVSDSRGEVAEGGLTFDKEVTLKGTATRGEKVELYDGSTSLGSADVGTNGTWERLLTNLTVKNYHITAHALYDADPVSSLLRAFTVEAAITPTIDSVKDSKGADVPLNGATFDTSVTVTGKASPDQAVQLYDGSTPIAPVTPVDSNGDWSKTFTGLSVAAHTIKAKARYGTEPESTARTFTVLQTVTPTITGVSDTKGEVPPNGTTFDTSVIVSGKASPDQTVQLYDGSTPITPVTPVDSNGNWSKTFTDLSTASHTIKAKALYGTEPESTARTFTVLQTVTPTITGVSDSKGEVPPNGTTFDTSVTVSGNASPNQAVQLYDGSTPFPSVTQVNGNGDWSQLLPGLSVAAHTIKAKARYGTLPESTVRAFTVAVASAPTIVFVKDSKGAEVLHNGTTFDTSVIVSGKANANQTLQLHNGNTPIGPVTSVSGNGDWSQALPNLSVASYMIKAKALYGTQPESAVRAFTVAVESAPTIAFVRDSMGADVQHNGTTFDTSVIVSGKASPNQTLRLYDGSTPTPSVTQVNGNGDWSQPISGLSVASHTIKAKALYGTQPESTGRTFTVYQTVTPTITGATDSKGEVPPNGTTFDTSVRVSGRASPNQALRLYDGSTPTPSVTQVNGNGDWSQPLTGLSVAAHTIKAKALYGTQPESTGRTFTVLQTATPTITGVSDSKGIVVIPNGTTFDTSVTVSGKANANLSLQLYDNGTPKGPVTSVNGNGDWSQTLTGLSVAAHTIKAKALYGTQPESAGRAFTVAAHTAPTLNSVRDASSEVQNGGQTTSSTVTLQGTVTPGHQVQIFDNGVGKHTVTAVGANWTTSLTVVLGSHAVKAKAVTTGQDSNTRSFTVISPTPPLNFNTSPVTLSGKIYLLRDYPAVLPAFGPGTSVHHQATGGQPGYLYTSSNPAVAAVDTTGLVTVRGRGTASITARDAANQSLSYTVTVTGVIHCLGLGKPTWANANSQASQQGARIPSYGELIEIHQAYGALWPMGNDLYWSTDPSNAWWPIPARKTFNLVTGANAAAPQINAALGVAIQ is encoded by the coding sequence ATGACCTCTTACACCCGCTACCTGCCTCTCGTTGTCGCGCCGCGTGCCGGTCTCCTGGCCCTGCATCCTCTGTTCGTCACCGGCATGACCAGGCCGATAGTGGGGGGTGATGGCGGCATCAGCATTGCCGTAGTCAACGACCATGCCCAAGGGGCGCTGTTTGTCATTGACCCATGGGTTTCCATGCTGGAAGGCGACACGATTGACGTTTTCCTCGATGCGCAAATCGTGTACCACCACGTAGTGACGGCAACGGAGGTCGATCAGCGCCTGTTCTTCTACGTTGAGGCTGTGCGATTCGTACCCGGCTGGATCGAGCAGTGTTATTACCTGTTACTTCGCAAAGGTGAAACAGCGCCCGATGATCCTTCGGTAGCGCTGCGACTGCGGGTCAAGCTTGACCGCCCCGCAGGCCCCGACAGGGAGCCACACAAACCGGGGCATTCGGAGCTCAAGATCGTCCAGTTGCCCGAAGAGGTCATCAGGCAGGGGGTTGATGCCGAGTGGGCGGCCAAGGGTGTGCCGATGACCCTCCAGCCCTACCCCAACATCGCCTTGCGCGACACGGTACAGGTGAAGTGGGGCAGCGTTTTTCTCAAGCCTCTGGTGCTCACACAAGCGCATGTCGACGGCACGCAGCCCATTGTGATCACTGCCGACCAGGGCGAAATCCTGGCGGGTGGTGACAGCGCGGCCCTACTGATTCAGTACGAGGTGTACGACGAAGTCTGGAATTATTCGGAAAAATGGTCGATCCCCACCACGGTCAACGTCGATGCCGGAGCCTGGCGCCTGGAACAACCCATCATCAAGGAATCGGTCAATGGCGTTATCGACCTCAAGGGATTGAACCAGCAAGACGTCACGGTGCAGATCCATGTCCGCACCGAGGATTTCGAACTCGGCGATACGATCACGATGACCTGGATAGGCACGCCACAAATCGGCAAGCCGTTGATCCACACCCAATCGCGCGACATTACCAACGTACCGAGCATCCTCGAACTGAAAGTGCCTTACGAAGAAGTCCGCGCCATTGCCATGGGCTCGGCCGATGCCTCGTATGTGCTGACCAAGAAAAACGGTGGCCCCCCGCTCTCCTCCAAACGTACCTTTGCCGATGTGATCGGAGACGTGTACGCGCATCCCGCACCGACCATTCGCGAAGTGGTGGGTGAGGTCCTTGAGCCGGACGTGATGTATGCCACCGTGGACATTTCGTACCTTGGCATGACCGACGGTGACGTCATCGAACTGATGTGGGACGGTTCCTTGTCCAGCGGAGCGCCGTATTTACATACGGAGCAACATACCGTCAGCAGAAATGAAGCCGCAGACAAGCTCATAACGATCTACATACTCGACGAGCACATCAGTGTGCTTGCCAATGGCCGCCTCACGCTTTGGTATCGCGTGTCCAATGACAATGCTGCGTACGGCGTGAGCGAGTCCGAGCGCTTGCTGGTGAAAGTGCAGGCGATTGCTGCGACATTACCCGCGCCGCAAGTACCGGAAGCGCCAGACGGAGTGCTTGATCCGTCAAAAGTATTCGACAAGGTTACGGTGCGGATCGACTACACAGGAACGGTGAAGGACGACTTTCTGACTTACTACTGGACCGCTATCAGTTCGGCCATCAGTACCAGCGACTGGCTTCCCATCACCACCGTCTCGGCGGGTAAACCGGTCAATTTCCGTGTCGATGCAAGCTACGTCACGCCAAGCATCGGCCAATACGTCAAGATCCGCTACACCCTCAAACATGCCAGCACCCAACTGCTGAGTTATTCCGCTACGTTGAACCTGCAAATCGGACAACGGGTGGGAGATCTTCCCCCACCAGAAGTGGTTCAAGCGGCCAATGGCAGTCTTGATCCCATGGTCGCAACCAACGGTGTCGACGTGATCGTCAAGTACGACAACATGGATCCGGCCCTGGACACCATTGCCCTGAAATGGCGTGGAACCCCGGGGCCAGGGACCTCCGACGACCTGGAACTGCCGGCGCATGCCAGTGGTCAGGTGCAATTCCGTCTCCCGGCCACGCTTATCGGTCCCAATATCGGCAAATCTGTTGCGGTGAGCTACGACGTCAAGCGCTACAACTTCTGGAACACATCCGAACTGCTGACGCTGAATGTGCTGAGGTTTCAGAATCCAGAAACTCAACTGCCACGCCCCGAGGTGCCACAGGCTATTGCAGGCGTCCTTGATCTGATGGCGTTCTCTGGCAACCCCGATGTCGTTGTACAAAAGTGGCCGTTCATTGCCCTTGGGCAACGCCTCTGGCTGCGATTGGAAGGCAAGACAATCGCCGGAGCGGATTACCGCATCGTGTTACTCGATGGCGTACTTGTCACGGCCGGGCAAGTCAGCAACGGGCTCAAGGAAATCCTGTCACGCACCGAGCTGCTGAAACTGGCGCATGCATCGGCGGCGACTGTCTTGTGCAAAGTGGCATTCGACGGTGCCAACGATGAATCGAGCGCCATCGCGTTTCCGTTGTTGCCGTTAACTGTCCGGACCCGCTATGACTACGTCACCCCAGTCATTACCCAAGTCAGTGATTCACGAGGCGAGGTTGCCGAGGGCGGCTTGACCTTCGATAAGGAAGTGACACTCAAAGGAACGGCAACGCGAGGTGAAAAAGTCGAGCTTTACGATGGTTCCACATCATTAGGATCTGCTGACGTTGGCACCAATGGCACGTGGGAAAGATTACTGACCAATTTGACGGTGAAGAATTATCACATCACCGCCCACGCTCTTTATGATGCCGATCCCGTGTCCAGCCTGCTTCGGGCCTTTACGGTAGAAGCGGCGATCACCCCGACGATTGACTCTGTCAAAGACTCCAAGGGAGCAGACGTCCCACTCAACGGCGCCACCTTCGATACCAGTGTCACCGTCACCGGCAAGGCGAGCCCTGACCAGGCCGTGCAGTTGTATGACGGCAGCACACCGATCGCTCCCGTCACACCGGTTGATAGCAATGGCGACTGGAGTAAGACATTTACCGGCCTGAGCGTCGCGGCGCACACGATCAAGGCAAAAGCGCGGTACGGTACGGAACCCGAATCCACTGCTCGCACCTTCACCGTCTTGCAAACGGTGACGCCAACCATCACGGGGGTCAGCGACACCAAGGGAGAAGTACCACCCAACGGCACCACCTTCGACACCAGCGTGATCGTCTCCGGCAAGGCGAGCCCTGACCAGACCGTGCAGTTGTATGACGGCAGCACACCGATCACTCCCGTCACACCGGTTGATAGCAATGGCAACTGGAGCAAGACATTTACCGACCTGAGCACCGCGTCGCACACGATCAAGGCAAAAGCGCTGTACGGTACGGAACCCGAATCCACTGCTCGCACCTTCACCGTCTTGCAAACGGTGACGCCAACCATCACGGGGGTCAGCGATTCCAAGGGAGAAGTACCACCCAACGGCACCACCTTCGACACCAGCGTGACTGTCTCCGGCAACGCGAGCCCTAACCAGGCCGTGCAGTTGTATGACGGCAGCACACCGTTCCCCTCTGTCACACAGGTCAATGGCAATGGCGACTGGAGTCAATTACTCCCCGGCCTGAGCGTCGCGGCGCACACGATCAAGGCAAAAGCGCGGTACGGCACACTGCCGGAGTCTACTGTTCGGGCGTTCACCGTCGCCGTGGCATCGGCGCCGACAATTGTCTTCGTCAAGGACTCCAAGGGAGCAGAAGTCCTGCACAACGGCACCACCTTCGACACCAGCGTGATCGTCTCCGGCAAGGCGAACGCCAATCAGACCCTGCAGCTGCATAACGGCAATACACCGATAGGCCCTGTCACATCGGTCAGTGGCAATGGCGACTGGAGTCAAGCACTCCCCAACCTGAGCGTCGCGTCGTACATGATCAAGGCAAAAGCGCTGTACGGCACGCAGCCGGAATCGGCGGTTCGGGCGTTCACCGTCGCCGTGGAATCGGCGCCGACGATTGCCTTCGTCAGGGACTCCATGGGGGCAGATGTCCAGCACAACGGCACCACCTTCGACACCAGCGTGATCGTCTCCGGCAAGGCGAGCCCCAACCAGACCCTGCGGCTGTATGACGGCAGCACACCGACCCCCTCTGTCACACAGGTCAATGGCAATGGCGACTGGAGTCAACCAATCAGCGGCTTGAGCGTCGCGTCGCACACGATCAAGGCAAAAGCGCTGTATGGCACACAGCCGGAATCCACAGGTCGCACCTTTACCGTTTACCAAACGGTGACGCCAACCATCACAGGGGCCACCGATTCCAAGGGAGAAGTACCACCCAACGGCACCACCTTCGACACCAGCGTGAGGGTCTCCGGCAGGGCGAGCCCCAACCAGGCCCTGCGGTTGTATGACGGCAGCACACCGACCCCCTCTGTCACACAGGTCAATGGTAATGGCGACTGGAGTCAGCCACTTACCGGCCTGAGTGTCGCGGCGCATACGATCAAGGCAAAAGCGCTGTATGGCACACAGCCGGAATCCACAGGTCGCACCTTTACCGTCTTGCAAACGGCGACGCCAACCATCACGGGTGTCAGCGATTCCAAGGGAATAGTAGTCATACCCAATGGCACCACCTTCGACACCAGCGTGACCGTCTCCGGCAAGGCTAACGCCAATCTGTCCCTGCAGCTGTATGACAACGGCACACCGAAAGGTCCTGTCACATCGGTCAATGGTAATGGCGACTGGAGTCAGACACTTACCGGCCTGAGTGTCGCGGCGCATACGATCAAGGCAAAAGCGCTGTATGGCACACAGCCGGAATCGGCGGGGCGCGCCTTTACCGTCGCAGCTCATACCGCCCCAACACTAAACTCGGTGAGAGATGCCAGCAGCGAAGTGCAAAACGGCGGACAGACAACAAGCAGCACGGTCACCCTGCAGGGCACCGTGACGCCCGGCCACCAGGTGCAGATTTTCGACAATGGCGTCGGAAAACACACAGTAACCGCTGTCGGAGCGAACTGGACCACGTCACTTACCGTGGTCCTGGGTAGTCACGCGGTGAAGGCGAAAGCAGTCACCACCGGGCAGGATTCAAATACTCGCAGCTTTACCGTGATTTCACCGACACCCCCCTTGAACTTCAACACAAGCCCCGTGACGTTGAGCGGCAAGATTTACCTGTTGCGAGACTATCCCGCTGTGCTTCCCGCCTTCGGCCCGGGAACCTCGGTGCATCATCAAGCCACCGGTGGACAACCGGGATACCTCTACACCTCCAGTAATCCTGCGGTGGCTGCCGTTGACACCACCGGACTGGTGACCGTCAGAGGGCGTGGCACCGCCAGCATTACGGCCAGAGACGCGGCTAATCAATCCTTGAGTTACACGGTGACCGTTACGGGGGTAATCCACTGCTTGGGATTGGGGAAACCCACCTGGGCGAATGCCAACTCGCAGGCCTCCCAACAAGGCGCGCGGATCCCCAGCTATGGCGAGCTGATCGAAATTCATCAGGCCTACGGTGCGCTCTGGCCAATGGGCAATGACCTTTATTGGTCGACAGACCCCAGCAATGCGTGGTGGCCAATTCCAGCAAGAAAAACCTTTAATCTTGTAACAGGAGCAAACGCTGCCGCGCCACAAATCAACGCCGCCCTGGGGGTCGCAATCCAATAG
- a CDS encoding YbaN family protein, with product MDNPIGNRPLMLRYVLLAIGWLSVALGVIGIFLPVLPTTPFLLLAAACFARSSPRFYQWLVEHPRLGPWIRDYLDGNGIPLKGKVYAIGLMWASILFSCYLVPLPWARGFMLTSAVLVTIYILRQKTLHKL from the coding sequence ATGGACAACCCCATAGGCAACCGCCCCCTGATGTTGCGCTATGTGCTGCTGGCCATCGGCTGGCTGAGCGTAGCGCTGGGGGTGATCGGGATTTTCCTGCCAGTTTTGCCCACCACCCCCTTCCTGTTGCTGGCCGCCGCGTGCTTCGCCCGCAGTTCGCCGCGTTTTTATCAGTGGCTGGTGGAGCATCCACGGCTCGGCCCGTGGATTCGCGACTATCTCGACGGCAACGGCATCCCGCTCAAGGGCAAGGTCTACGCCATCGGGCTGATGTGGGCGAGCATCCTGTTCTCCTGCTATCTGGTGCCCCTGCCGTGGGCGCGCGGGTTCATGCTGACCAGCGCCGTGCTCGTCACGATTTATATCCTGCGACAGAAGACCTTGCACAAGCTATGA
- a CDS encoding YecA family protein, translating into MSFAEQLTRLQVFLDADELHDEALDYVAAHGYLTALSICSETVPDREWIDALFAEEPHYSSEAQREEIEATLIGLKAHIARQLASDEEFELPCDLDLGEEPDDSDLRGWCIGFMEGVFLREAAWFESAEDEVSEMLLPIMVGSGLFDEQPEFEDIAKDANLMDDMIVQIPEALTALYLLCNAPDEKPAILKPRHH; encoded by the coding sequence ATGTCCTTCGCTGAGCAACTAACCCGTTTGCAAGTCTTCCTCGACGCCGACGAACTGCATGACGAGGCGCTGGACTATGTGGCCGCTCACGGCTACCTCACCGCGCTGTCGATCTGTTCCGAAACCGTTCCTGACCGTGAGTGGATCGACGCCCTCTTCGCCGAAGAACCGCATTACAGCAGCGAAGCGCAGCGCGAAGAGATCGAAGCCACACTGATCGGCCTCAAGGCTCACATTGCCCGCCAACTGGCGTCCGATGAAGAATTCGAACTGCCATGCGACCTGGACCTGGGCGAAGAGCCGGATGATTCCGACCTGCGCGGCTGGTGCATCGGTTTCATGGAAGGTGTGTTCCTGCGCGAAGCAGCCTGGTTCGAAAGTGCCGAAGACGAAGTCAGCGAAATGCTGCTGCCGATCATGGTCGGCTCGGGCCTGTTCGACGAACAGCCAGAGTTCGAAGACATCGCCAAGGATGCCAACCTGATGGACGACATGATCGTTCAGATCCCGGAAGCCCTGACTGCGCTGTACCTGCTGTGCAACGCACCAGACGAAAAACCGGCGATCCTCAAGCCACGTCACCACTAA